From a single Sulfolobus sp. E5-1-F genomic region:
- the lrs14 gene encoding HTH-type transcriptional regulator Lrs14, with protein sequence MSETQLSEGTRIKLPSGKDAGLVDILSFCYGLSETDVTVLLALMKGDARGTEELESDLKLSKASINRSLNKLLEMGLVMRIKEPGNKAGRPRYLYKARDYNELKGKMLSDIKDCADKMAQLVEKEFKPL encoded by the coding sequence ATGTCGGAAACCCAATTAAGTGAGGGTACTAGAATAAAGTTACCATCTGGAAAGGATGCTGGTCTAGTAGATATTTTGTCATTTTGCTATGGTCTATCGGAAACTGATGTCACGGTATTATTAGCGCTAATGAAAGGCGATGCTAGAGGTACTGAAGAATTGGAAAGTGATCTTAAGCTTTCTAAAGCTTCAATTAATAGAAGTTTGAATAAGTTACTTGAAATGGGATTAGTAATGAGGATAAAGGAGCCTGGTAATAAGGCTGGAAGACCAAGATATTTATACAAGGCTAGAGATTACAATGAGCTTAAAGGCAAGATGCTTAGTGATATAAAAGATTGTGCAGATAAGATGGCACAACTAGTTGAAAAGGAGTTTAAGCCATTGTAA
- a CDS encoding AbrB/MazE/SpoVT family DNA-binding domain-containing protein, whose protein sequence is MAVEEIVKVSRNYQVTIPAKVRQKFQIKEGDLVKVTYDESEGVVKIQLLKEPWK, encoded by the coding sequence ATGGCAGTAGAAGAAATAGTAAAAGTATCAAGAAACTATCAAGTAACAATTCCTGCAAAAGTAAGGCAGAAATTTCAAATCAAGGAAGGAGATTTAGTTAAAGTAACTTATGATGAAAGTGAGGGAGTAGTGAAAATACAATTATTGAAGGAGCCTTGGAAGTAG
- a CDS encoding TatD family hydrolase translates to MLVDSHAHIDVEDFDMDRDFIVNECRILIVNAGVDLKSNLKTLELAKKYSNIIPAIGFHPEFVKDKINELDKCIELVRYANIISEVGLDYFWIKENELRRKQIDILERFLQIAEREEKPIIIHIRGGMKDFLEIITSFKKVKFVIHSFEGSVKIANKIIELGGLISIPPIIVRDKDRQMVVKEIPLDFILTETDSPFMGPEKMSRNKPCNVKVVIKQISQLKRVEEKEVEEKIYKNFLYLIYGPLTAS, encoded by the coding sequence ATGTTAGTGGATTCTCACGCTCATATTGATGTCGAAGACTTTGATATGGATAGGGATTTTATAGTAAATGAATGTCGAATTCTAATAGTAAACGCTGGTGTTGATCTCAAAAGTAATTTAAAAACACTTGAGCTAGCTAAAAAATATAGTAATATTATCCCGGCTATAGGTTTCCATCCTGAGTTTGTGAAGGACAAGATAAATGAGTTAGATAAATGTATTGAACTAGTAAGATATGCGAATATAATAAGTGAGGTTGGTTTAGATTACTTTTGGATAAAGGAGAATGAACTCAGAAGAAAACAAATTGATATTTTAGAGAGATTCTTGCAAATAGCTGAGAGAGAAGAAAAACCGATAATAATCCATATAAGGGGAGGAATGAAAGATTTCTTGGAAATAATTACCTCATTCAAAAAGGTAAAATTCGTGATACATAGTTTTGAAGGAAGTGTAAAGATAGCTAATAAAATAATAGAACTTGGTGGATTAATCTCAATTCCTCCAATAATAGTAAGGGATAAGGATAGACAAATGGTTGTTAAGGAAATTCCTCTGGATTTTATTCTTACAGAAACTGATTCACCGTTTATGGGTCCTGAAAAAATGAGTAGAAATAAACCCTGCAATGTAAAGGTTGTTATAAAACAAATTAGCCAACTAAAAAGGGTAGAGGAAAAAGAAGTCGAAGAAAAAATATACAAGAATTTTCTGTACTTAATTTATGGTCCTCTTACAGCAAGCTAG
- a CDS encoding oxidase: MDRKEKFELYWIIYVIILFAIVIGATAPAVYTVGGDSSSVQAGTIIPNTAANEGKVIQGTLYAYQYYFAIKENGGGITSNELGSPFYYNIMVAHPGQYINLTMYSAPHMATANFYYPDYATHVDDVQIVPGLVQYAPVVVPNISGAFAFLNSEYNGPWFSYQEGLLLVLPYQGYMNPTDISEYIAQTHLAQTSTLVGDPYNPPIVVYNTTMTPSITLVANNYAMFNDSVPGPTAIVLANSNVTVNIYIPTPNNDHNFLYNYSTTGTPYPVTDVYVGIYAVWWNGSITPVKEVPIQYNKTITFTFNATAPAYLYGLITPVYYNYNFMKMSNTLTGEQTGYVMGLWGVILVEQG; this comes from the coding sequence GTGGATAGGAAAGAAAAATTTGAACTTTATTGGATTATATATGTAATTATACTATTCGCAATAGTAATAGGTGCGACTGCACCTGCAGTATATACCGTAGGAGGCGATTCATCATCTGTCCAAGCTGGGACCATAATTCCTAATACCGCAGCTAATGAGGGAAAAGTCATACAAGGTACATTATATGCTTATCAGTATTATTTCGCCATAAAAGAAAATGGAGGCGGTATTACTTCTAACGAGCTAGGAAGCCCGTTTTATTATAACATAATGGTAGCACATCCCGGTCAGTACATTAACTTAACTATGTATAGTGCACCACACATGGCTACTGCTAATTTCTACTACCCAGATTACGCTACACACGTCGATGATGTTCAGATAGTCCCTGGTCTAGTTCAATATGCACCAGTAGTAGTTCCTAATATTAGCGGTGCTTTTGCCTTTCTAAACAGTGAGTATAATGGTCCTTGGTTCAGTTATCAGGAAGGATTATTATTAGTACTACCATATCAAGGATATATGAATCCAACTGATATCAGTGAATACATTGCACAAACTCATTTAGCACAAACAAGTACATTAGTTGGTGATCCGTATAATCCTCCTATAGTTGTGTATAATACTACAATGACTCCATCCATTACTCTTGTCGCAAATAACTACGCAATGTTTAATGATTCCGTTCCGGGCCCTACAGCTATAGTGTTAGCTAACTCCAATGTTACCGTAAACATTTATATACCAACCCCTAATAATGATCATAATTTCTTGTATAATTATTCAACTACTGGTACTCCATACCCAGTTACTGACGTTTATGTAGGAATATATGCTGTCTGGTGGAATGGAAGTATAACTCCAGTCAAAGAAGTACCAATTCAGTACAATAAGACCATTACTTTCACCTTTAACGCTACTGCGCCAGCATATCTATATGGTCTAATAACTCCAGTTTATTATAATTACAACTTCATGAAAATGTCGAACACATTAACTGGGGAACAAACTGGATACGTAATGGGACTATGGGGTGTGATTCTAGTTGAACAAGGGTGA
- a CDS encoding cbb3-type cytochrome c oxidase subunit I — translation MGLKDVIIDLFQLDKDWTTRIVMGMLVLGVIWGLLGVIDSLMVRLVEASWGLSAVLPLTPQEYYAGITLHAERDLFGFAQQVIYAIFIYFTIKLLNIEPRAKWMLNLGFIAVNISMMFMEGPILIIPAAGFDNYFSATIWYYLSPLGIPGYSQYVASPLFFWGWILLDAFTYIDGFWIVYHYYLASKNMKEKLPVPLVFFLMVTLIFMIGYSGVTAADVWDVLAFYHVVGLDPIANQIAFWIFGHAVVYMAWVPAVGALYLLIPMLANKPLYSDRMGRISALLYLIFSNNVPIHHLYMVNLPIALKFLQEVLTYSVVIPSMMTFFNLWATVKGTNVNWNIITAWAVTSFAGAIAAGVTGISNATISFDAIVHNTDWIVGHFHAMILFSIVPAAWAVLYIMITMISGRMWFSKAMAWVHYIGYMIGTTLLIVGFELIGFYGIVRRAEIYPRVPGLIDAEVIATAGAIIADLATLVWFLNLVLTLVKGRLVRLEGLSLPQIAGAVAMSLEWPSSISFTSPVLKFIKAHSTSKKGLASTIALAIVGAILIVVSIVPLVFASDTYTTQTWVWITILTIGIIFSAIGSLKSMKSI, via the coding sequence ATGGGATTAAAAGACGTAATTATTGATCTTTTCCAACTTGATAAAGATTGGACTACTAGAATTGTTATGGGAATGCTAGTTTTAGGTGTTATATGGGGTTTATTAGGTGTTATTGATTCATTAATGGTAAGATTAGTGGAAGCATCTTGGGGGCTTTCAGCCGTCTTACCTCTGACACCACAAGAATATTATGCCGGTATAACATTACATGCTGAAAGGGATCTATTCGGTTTTGCCCAACAAGTTATTTATGCAATATTTATCTATTTTACAATAAAGCTTCTAAACATAGAACCTAGAGCCAAGTGGATGCTTAATCTCGGCTTTATTGCGGTTAATATCTCAATGATGTTTATGGAGGGGCCAATTTTAATTATACCAGCGGCGGGTTTTGATAACTACTTTTCCGCTACAATATGGTATTATCTCTCACCACTAGGAATACCGGGTTATTCTCAGTATGTTGCCAGTCCATTGTTTTTCTGGGGCTGGATCTTACTGGATGCTTTCACTTATATAGATGGTTTCTGGATAGTGTATCATTACTACTTAGCTAGTAAAAATATGAAAGAAAAACTTCCGGTCCCCCTTGTTTTCTTCTTAATGGTCACCTTAATCTTCATGATAGGGTATTCTGGTGTTACAGCTGCTGATGTATGGGATGTTTTAGCATTTTATCACGTAGTAGGATTAGATCCAATAGCGAATCAGATAGCGTTTTGGATATTTGGCCATGCGGTAGTTTACATGGCCTGGGTTCCCGCAGTAGGCGCATTATATTTACTAATACCAATGTTAGCTAACAAACCACTGTATAGTGACAGAATGGGAAGAATATCTGCTCTATTATACTTAATATTCTCTAACAATGTTCCTATCCATCACTTATACATGGTCAATCTTCCCATAGCATTAAAGTTTCTCCAAGAAGTTCTAACATATTCCGTAGTAATACCTTCCATGATGACATTCTTTAATCTATGGGCTACTGTTAAAGGCACAAACGTAAATTGGAACATTATAACCGCTTGGGCTGTAACCTCGTTTGCTGGAGCAATAGCAGCTGGAGTTACTGGTATATCGAATGCAACCATAAGTTTTGACGCAATAGTTCATAACACGGATTGGATAGTTGGACACTTCCATGCAATGATATTATTTTCTATAGTACCTGCCGCGTGGGCAGTATTATATATTATGATAACTATGATAAGCGGAAGAATGTGGTTTTCAAAAGCAATGGCATGGGTTCATTACATTGGTTATATGATAGGAACTACACTCCTAATTGTAGGATTTGAGCTAATAGGATTCTATGGGATAGTAAGAAGAGCTGAGATTTATCCTAGAGTACCAGGGCTAATTGATGCTGAAGTAATAGCAACTGCTGGTGCAATTATAGCCGATTTAGCTACTTTAGTATGGTTCTTAAATCTGGTGTTAACGTTAGTTAAAGGGAGACTAGTAAGACTAGAGGGACTATCATTGCCTCAAATTGCTGGTGCGGTAGCAATGAGTTTAGAATGGCCATCTTCAATTTCGTTTACTAGTCCAGTTTTGAAGTTTATAAAAGCTCACAGTACTAGTAAAAAAGGTTTAGCGTCGACTATAGCATTAGCAATTGTTGGTGCAATACTTATCGTAGTTAGCATTGTTCCATTAGTTTTTGCAAGTGATACGTATACTACCCAAACTTGGGTTTGGATTACTATTCTTACAATTGGAATTATTTTTTCGGCTATTGGTTCTCTTAAAAGTATGAAGTCTATTTGA
- a CDS encoding thiamine-phosphate synthase family protein encodes MLQYYLFPMQDESERSHVLKRLKEAVDIFVSNEKAYLLIPEIRTNIGYAVSNAINANDVAAIPGRLTVAFKKVIYCMLPAFGASDHIARVILTVMKYDKNLRSAINLKYYREVIEKLPTNDLCIFDRSSEPKEVKYKEHSTMNFMVEFCYGRLSKVPTYIVDLGDFGKEPSLFILDQDPVIVVNKSLGLLKYISEDVL; translated from the coding sequence ATGTTACAATATTATCTATTTCCTATGCAAGATGAAAGTGAGAGGAGTCATGTTTTAAAGAGGCTAAAGGAAGCAGTAGATATTTTTGTATCTAATGAAAAGGCTTATCTCCTTATCCCTGAAATTAGAACTAACATTGGATATGCAGTATCTAACGCTATTAATGCCAATGACGTTGCAGCAATTCCAGGTAGGTTAACTGTAGCTTTCAAAAAGGTAATATACTGTATGTTGCCAGCCTTCGGAGCGTCTGACCATATTGCGAGGGTAATCCTCACCGTAATGAAGTATGATAAGAATCTTAGAAGTGCGATAAATTTGAAATATTATAGAGAAGTCATTGAGAAGTTACCAACCAATGATCTTTGTATATTTGATAGATCTTCCGAGCCTAAAGAAGTGAAATATAAAGAACACAGTACTATGAACTTCATGGTCGAGTTTTGTTATGGTAGATTGTCCAAGGTACCTACCTATATAGTAGATCTAGGTGACTTTGGTAAAGAGCCTTCACTCTTCATTCTAGATCAAGATCCAGTTATAGTAGTAAATAAATCTTTAGGATTATTGAAATATATTTCAGAAGATGTTCTTTAG
- a CDS encoding PadR family transcriptional regulator — protein sequence MMSKFSFQRLKKGALKYLVLECLNERPMRTYEIIKSIEKKFEGSYRPSTGSIYPVLKGLVEKDLIEVKIENGKKIYVITDKGKKELEEIKNKSLKLLGDNAKLSKQILQELLQTAFYLYDNRSKIDQNNIQKIIEHLRNCRNQLKNIF from the coding sequence GTGATGTCAAAGTTTAGCTTTCAAAGGCTAAAAAAGGGCGCGCTGAAATACCTAGTCCTAGAATGCCTAAATGAGAGACCAATGAGAACTTACGAGATTATAAAAAGTATAGAGAAGAAATTTGAGGGTTCTTATAGGCCTAGCACCGGATCTATATATCCAGTCTTAAAAGGCTTAGTGGAAAAAGATTTGATAGAAGTAAAAATTGAAAATGGAAAGAAGATCTACGTTATAACAGATAAAGGTAAGAAAGAACTAGAAGAGATAAAGAATAAATCACTTAAGCTTCTTGGTGATAATGCCAAACTCTCCAAGCAAATATTACAAGAACTATTGCAAACAGCATTTTACTTATATGATAACAGATCAAAAATAGATCAAAATAACATACAAAAAATAATAGAGCATTTAAGAAATTGTAGAAATCAACTAAAGAACATCTTCTGA